The following coding sequences are from one Culex quinquefasciatus strain JHB chromosome 1, VPISU_Cqui_1.0_pri_paternal, whole genome shotgun sequence window:
- the LOC6044342 gene encoding adhesion G-protein coupled receptor G2, with protein sequence MDDSEEDTLAIENLEIASFVPRTLLNKMKQLRPNNSNPDVPFRVVISVYFNDRFFQESLGENSRGTNGKIVSVTVPGYGSELPERLPVFVREVDPARNSSCEFWKFLRNDGDDTSRWSPIGCESSGKWNNVNLCKCSHMTSFSRIFLDAVGAEKLTEEHPNAELILDTITLVGCLLSLFGIVGIFITAIVFPRWNDLFNTKILLNLSFAVAIELIVFTFIGYFSRPDDDMWCAVQGASIHYTILVTFMWMLVIAHLQFMQFVKVLGKLRPTHCVLKATIVSWVLPLAPVGFFFFQNNDLYLPKKNYTSDICFPHDQAQFYGLLIPIALILTVNLACFLLIMYHVSRAPDNLTRSTNKNMALLQLRLLVLLFFQLGLSWMFGMMITENAHLVWSYLFCFTAPYQGLMLFVNFILLQPSTRRLWSKKIAEVVTQNYDRFALKKSTSSSQPPMWL encoded by the coding sequence ATGGACGACTCGGAAGAGGATACCTTAGCTATCGAGAACCTCGAGATCGCTTCCTTCGTTCCGCGGACtcttctaaacaaaatgaaacaaCTCCGCCCCAACAACTCAAACCCCGATGTCCCGTTCCGGGTGGTCATTTCGGTGTACTTCAACGATCGCTTCTTCCAAGAGTCTTTGGGGGAGAACAGTCGCGGAACTAACGGTAAGATCGTTAGCGTTACCGTGCCCGGGTACGGATCCGAACTGCCCGAACGATTGCCGGTGTTTGTCCGCGAAGTGGATCCCGCTCGGAACAGTTCGTGCGAGTTTTGGAAGTTTCTGCGAAACGACGGTGACGATACGAGTCGGTGGTCTCCGATTGGGTGCGAATCGTCCGGAAAGTGGAACAACGTGAATCTGTGCAAGTGTTCCCACATGACGAGCTTCTCGCGGATCTTTCTGGACGCTGTTGGCGCTGAAAAGCTGACGGAAGAGCATCCGAACGCTGAACTGATTCTGGATACGATCACGCTGGTTGGCTGCTTGTTGTCCTTGTTTGGAATTGTGGGGATCTTCATAACCGCGATCGTGTTCCCGCGATGGAACGACCTGTTCAACACCAAGATTCTGCTGAACCTGTCCTTTGCGGTCGCTATCGAGTTGATCGTTTTTACGTTCATCGGATACTTCAGTAGACCCGACGATGACATGTGGTGTGCCGTACAGGGTGCCTCCATTCACTACACCATCCTGGTGACCTTTATGTGGATGCTGGTGATCGCGCACTTGCAGTTCATGCAGTTTGTCAAAGTACTCGGCAAGCTGAGGCCAACGCACTGTGTCCTGAAGGCAACGATCGTGAGCTGGGTTCTTCCGTTGGCTCCGGtaggcttcttcttcttccaaaACAATGATCTTTACCTTCCAAAAAAGAATTACACTTCGGACATTTGCTTCCCACACGATCAAGCCCAATTCTACGGTCTCCTTATACCGATCGCACTGATCCTCACCGTCAACCTGGCTTGCTTCCTTCTGATCATGTACCACGTGTCCCGAGCCCCGGACAACCTGACACGATCAACCAACAAAAACATGGCCCTGCTTCAACTTCGCCTGCTGGTGCTGCTGTTCTTCCAGCTCGGACTATCCTGGATGTTCGGCATGATGATCACCGAAAACGCACACCTCGTCTGGTCCTACTTGTTCTGCTTCACCGCTCCCTACCAAGGACTAATGCTCTTCGTCAACTTTATCCTGCTCCAACCCTCCACCCGAAGACTCTGGTCGAAAAAGATCGCCGAAGTGGTCACCCAAAACTACGACAGATTCGCCCTCAAGAAGTCCACGTCCTCTTCCCAACCACCAATGTGGCTGTAA